The following are encoded in a window of Brevibacillus ruminantium genomic DNA:
- a CDS encoding PAS domain-containing sensor histidine kinase, with protein MGGSLALHLVGSSNRLKQFAQQMPTAIFLVDQAGTIVEVNEKLLRVTGYRYEELVNQSFQHLLPYPGTIKQLYEELMHRGPDQPMEVDWRDCQGRTGKTPAMIMVQQGEQPVYFVHLFQLDKETQGNLSQRLVDKLTSDSSLGLFVLDEQGLIVEVSHMACKLLGMNRVDVINKHVDQVFAGIPEDHRLLKRELLDGVKLYNMATSWTNDNQRYELIVDASTLQDDSGKTVGAYFLFKDISNFRSFEQKIERNERLAMIGQIAAGTAHEIRNPLTSIKGFLQMFLQSFSENGMDRERTYTEIMLTEINRINSLVSEFLLLSKPRDVQYAIVDLNIVFEEILPIVESQALLYGIDVQFSSRGNLPLVVGDNELLKQVFINICKNGIEAMGEQGTLNISHHIDPDGDKVSIDIRDTGPGIPLYIVDKIFDPFFTTKEEGTGLGLSVCQKIIHDIGGQIRLSSKGYGTTFHILLPYL; from the coding sequence GTGGGAGGATCACTGGCATTACATCTCGTCGGCTCGTCCAATCGATTGAAACAGTTTGCGCAACAGATGCCAACTGCCATTTTCCTGGTAGACCAAGCGGGAACTATCGTTGAAGTGAATGAAAAGCTGTTGCGAGTCACGGGCTATCGGTATGAAGAGTTGGTCAATCAGTCCTTTCAACACCTCTTGCCTTATCCCGGCACGATCAAACAATTGTATGAGGAGCTCATGCATCGGGGACCAGACCAGCCGATGGAAGTGGATTGGCGGGATTGCCAGGGCAGGACGGGAAAAACCCCGGCGATGATCATGGTCCAGCAGGGAGAGCAACCCGTGTATTTCGTTCACCTGTTTCAACTGGACAAGGAGACTCAGGGAAATCTGTCCCAGCGACTGGTAGACAAGCTGACTAGCGACAGCAGCCTGGGACTGTTTGTTCTGGACGAGCAAGGGCTGATTGTCGAAGTCAGTCACATGGCCTGTAAACTGCTTGGCATGAACCGTGTTGACGTCATCAACAAGCATGTCGACCAGGTGTTTGCCGGCATTCCGGAAGATCATCGGTTGCTCAAACGCGAGCTTTTGGACGGGGTCAAGCTGTACAATATGGCCACATCCTGGACCAATGACAACCAGCGCTATGAATTGATCGTCGATGCAAGCACGCTTCAGGATGACAGCGGCAAGACGGTGGGCGCCTATTTTCTCTTTAAGGACATCTCCAACTTTCGTTCCTTTGAGCAGAAAATCGAGCGCAATGAACGCTTGGCCATGATTGGTCAAATTGCGGCAGGTACCGCCCATGAAATCCGCAATCCTCTCACTTCTATCAAAGGGTTTTTACAGATGTTTTTACAATCCTTCAGTGAAAATGGGATGGATCGGGAACGGACTTATACCGAGATCATGCTGACGGAAATCAACCGGATTAATTCGCTGGTCAGTGAGTTTTTGTTATTGAGCAAACCGCGTGATGTTCAATACGCCATCGTGGATCTTAATATCGTTTTTGAAGAAATCCTGCCGATTGTGGAATCGCAGGCGCTGTTATACGGAATTGATGTCCAGTTTTCCTCGCGGGGAAACCTGCCACTCGTGGTTGGGGATAATGAACTGCTGAAGCAGGTATTTATCAATATATGCAAAAACGGCATTGAGGCCATGGGGGAGCAGGGTACCCTGAATATCTCCCATCACATAGATCCCGACGGTGACAAGGTGAGCATTGATATCAGAGACACAGGCCCCGGAATTCCCCTGTATATTGTTGACAAAATATTTGATCCATTTTTCACAACAAAGGAAGAGGGAACAGGGCTGGGACTGTCCGTTTGCCAAAAGATTATCCACGATATCGGCGGGCAGATACGCTTGTCCTCGAAAGGATACGGAACTACCTTTCACATCCTCTTGCCCTACTTGTAA
- a CDS encoding sigma factor G inhibitor Gin, producing MERIAQRCIVCEEERLDGIAICEQFICHHCEQEMVQTDVQDAKYPFFIHQMRRIWLTKDA from the coding sequence ATGGAAAGAATTGCTCAGCGATGCATCGTCTGTGAGGAAGAACGGTTGGACGGGATCGCGATCTGTGAGCAGTTTATCTGCCATCATTGCGAACAAGAAATGGTGCAGACTGACGTACAAGATGCAAAATATCCATTTTTTATCCATCAGATGAGACGCATATGGCTCACAAAAGACGCGTAA
- a CDS encoding CPBP family intramembrane glutamic endopeptidase yields the protein MLNGPGLLLSGRTQPDHAKSWAALLFAGYWLMFAAEFFMIRLEQGTDGLWVATTAEEPAQWLVLSILCVSGLSFLISIGYVVQTVRSRGKQDWLWAPTEVTGSDVLHVVAWLHLFQTCTLLMYGLFLPSTLFPAGTLGSFLESASYQLFILILVPVLMRGRLREIGVSRPRNLGVMIVILIVLFLAVMLLLDAAVTKPFANWLGLALDSDREKLIEQEIVQAKDGNPLSILAALFVIGGLVPIAEELLFRGVVQTYLVNRLGALIGILLSSLWFALMHVDVALFAPLFVMGLCLGFLRYRFQSIWGAVLLHALNNMAGVLYYFQ from the coding sequence ATGCTGAATGGACCGGGGCTGCTGCTCTCGGGAAGAACCCAGCCAGATCACGCAAAAAGTTGGGCTGCTCTCTTGTTTGCAGGCTATTGGTTGATGTTTGCCGCGGAGTTTTTCATGATTCGGTTGGAGCAAGGAACGGACGGATTATGGGTGGCTACTACGGCAGAGGAACCTGCACAGTGGTTGGTACTATCCATTTTATGTGTAAGTGGCCTTAGTTTCCTGATCTCGATTGGTTATGTGGTGCAGACTGTACGAAGTCGAGGAAAGCAGGATTGGCTGTGGGCTCCGACAGAAGTGACGGGCTCGGATGTCCTGCACGTGGTGGCATGGCTGCATCTGTTTCAGACATGCACGCTGCTAATGTACGGACTCTTCCTGCCCTCTACCTTATTTCCAGCGGGCACTCTGGGAAGTTTTCTGGAGTCGGCCTCCTATCAGCTTTTTATCCTGATTCTGGTGCCTGTGTTGATGCGAGGTCGCTTGCGGGAGATCGGGGTGAGCCGGCCGCGGAATCTGGGAGTCATGATCGTGATTTTGATTGTGCTGTTTTTGGCCGTGATGCTTCTGCTGGATGCTGCGGTGACCAAACCGTTTGCCAACTGGCTGGGACTCGCGCTGGATTCTGATCGGGAAAAACTGATCGAACAGGAAATTGTCCAAGCTAAAGACGGGAATCCCTTATCCATTTTAGCCGCCCTCTTCGTGATCGGCGGACTGGTTCCCATAGCGGAAGAGCTGTTGTTCCGAGGTGTGGTGCAAACCTACCTGGTGAATCGACTCGGCGCTTTGATCGGCATATTGCTCAGCAGTCTTTGGTTTGCCCTGATGCATGTGGATGTTGCTTTATTTGCTCCGCTGTTTGTCATGGGTCTGTGTTTGGGTTTTTTGCGATATCGTTTTCAATCGATTTGGGGAGCGGTTCTTTTGCATGCGCTCAACAACATGGCCGGAGTGCTTTATTACTTCCAATAG
- a CDS encoding pro-sigmaK processing inhibitor BofA family protein — protein MTSGWIIALLVAGLLVVIAASKSAWKPIRWIGLGAMQLVIGAVLLFFANLIGDLADFHIPINPVTALVTGLLRLPGLAALIIIKMWLL, from the coding sequence ATGACCTCAGGGTGGATCATCGCCTTGCTCGTGGCGGGGTTGTTAGTGGTAATCGCGGCCAGCAAATCAGCGTGGAAGCCGATTCGCTGGATTGGACTGGGTGCGATGCAACTGGTGATTGGCGCGGTATTACTGTTTTTCGCCAATCTGATTGGCGATCTGGCTGACTTTCACATTCCCATCAATCCGGTTACGGCTCTTGTGACGGGTTTGCTCCGCCTGCCTGGGCTGGCTGCCCTGATCATCATCAAAATGTGGCTCCTATAA
- a CDS encoding DUF2508 family protein, with amino-acid sequence MGIWRQPKPTVSWTKGVLEAAVDRARLDWQQARHLMELSEPDNRLDNAIYYLQLTEKRYMYLLSHVKREQAYQQA; translated from the coding sequence ATGGGCATATGGAGACAACCCAAACCGACAGTCAGTTGGACTAAGGGGGTTCTCGAGGCAGCCGTCGACAGAGCGCGCCTCGATTGGCAGCAAGCTCGCCATTTGATGGAACTGAGCGAGCCTGACAACCGATTGGATAATGCCATTTACTATCTGCAGCTTACCGAAAAGCGCTACATGTACCTGCTTTCGCATGTCAAAAGGGAGCAGGCCTATCAACAAGCATAG
- a CDS encoding alpha/beta fold hydrolase, with protein sequence MNSSLFVKQLGEGSRTLVFLPGITGTHRYWEERVANLAERKRLLLVDPLGFGQSEKPLDAIYSVDRHVEELRRALASEPPFTLVGHSMGAILAVAYAARYPEQVDRLHLLSLPCFDNRADAAAAMGFPYGLLYTNRFLAIAGCIAGRKLFGRFLTKIPAFLQLYPREVLEDVTTHHWQSFSSSLEEVIFNHDVKKDLRRLPKTLSVSFVHGDADQVAPLEPVRVACKERPEWMLHVLRGGDHHPLLRDPDWCLAPLFSS encoded by the coding sequence GTGAACTCTTCTTTGTTTGTAAAACAGCTTGGAGAAGGCAGCCGTACGTTGGTATTTCTACCCGGCATTACAGGCACGCACCGGTACTGGGAAGAGCGTGTTGCCAATCTGGCGGAAAGAAAGCGGCTCCTGCTGGTCGACCCGCTCGGGTTTGGTCAATCGGAAAAGCCCCTCGATGCGATCTACTCGGTCGACCGACATGTGGAGGAGCTTCGACGCGCATTGGCTTCAGAGCCGCCCTTTACGCTGGTCGGCCACTCGATGGGCGCCATTTTGGCAGTCGCCTACGCAGCAAGGTATCCCGAACAGGTCGATCGCTTGCATTTGCTCAGTCTTCCTTGTTTTGACAATAGAGCGGACGCGGCGGCAGCTATGGGATTTCCTTACGGCCTGCTTTATACGAACCGATTCCTGGCCATTGCCGGTTGCATTGCCGGAAGAAAACTGTTTGGCCGTTTTTTGACTAAAATTCCCGCTTTCTTACAGCTTTATCCCCGAGAAGTATTGGAGGATGTCACCACTCACCATTGGCAATCTTTCTCCTCCTCTTTGGAAGAGGTTATTTTCAACCATGATGTAAAAAAGGATTTACGCCGCCTCCCGAAAACACTCTCGGTGTCGTTCGTGCACGGAGACGCGGATCAGGTGGCTCCTCTCGAGCCTGTCCGTGTTGCCTGCAAAGAGCGTCCTGAATGGATGCTTCACGTGCTTCGCGGCGGCGATCACCATCCATTGCTGCGTGACCCGGATTGGTGCCTCGCTCCTTTATTCTCATCTTGA
- the dnaX gene encoding DNA polymerase III subunit gamma/tau, producing the protein MAYTALYRVYRPQTFQDVVGQEHVTVTLRNALREQRLSHAYLFNGPRGTGKTSAAKIMAKAVNCEQPQDGEPCNQCATCKAITDGSVTDVLEIDAASNRGVEEIRDIRDKVKFAPSDVKYKVYIIDEVHMLTTEAFNALLKTLEEPPSHVIFILATTEPHKLPATIISRCQRFDFHRISLREMVRRLSYICESQQVSVEEQALTLVAKMAEGGMRDALSLLDQAISYSNEKITAADIMQITGTVSQGYFSTLARSVANRDVAQVMEQFDKVMVQGKDPEQFLHDFLYYYRDMLLLKTAPHLEEIVERTMIDDQFAQVAQLYEIPHLYSAIEVCNQSLAQLKWSTYARVLVELTLVKLCQLPGQSPQQGATQSAAVSNTASGEDLAGLANRIRQLEERLAQLAQGQGLQSGQAQAEEPRKQEARRPVAAAGGGSRTPMNRVREAAMAVNEALSRQVRGQWSQILADVKKVKIQYQAWLVNGQPAAVGSDSVVVTFTSPIHCDKTMEPELKNVIERAILGVVGRPLQLLSVMEEEWQSVYQQAAQGDAQKQEEQDPFVAEAIKLVGEGLVEVKE; encoded by the coding sequence ATGGCTTACACCGCGCTGTATCGCGTATACCGACCGCAAACCTTTCAAGACGTGGTAGGACAAGAGCATGTGACCGTCACTCTGCGCAATGCCTTGCGGGAGCAAAGACTGTCTCACGCTTATTTGTTCAACGGTCCCCGAGGCACGGGTAAAACCAGTGCAGCCAAGATTATGGCCAAAGCTGTAAACTGCGAGCAGCCGCAGGATGGCGAGCCGTGCAACCAGTGCGCTACCTGCAAGGCTATCACCGATGGCTCTGTGACCGATGTACTGGAAATTGACGCAGCATCCAACCGGGGCGTGGAAGAAATTCGGGACATCCGTGACAAGGTGAAATTTGCCCCAAGCGATGTCAAATACAAGGTTTACATTATTGACGAAGTGCATATGCTGACGACGGAAGCGTTTAACGCCTTGCTGAAAACGCTGGAGGAGCCTCCTTCCCACGTCATCTTTATTTTGGCAACAACAGAACCCCACAAGCTGCCGGCGACGATTATCTCCCGCTGCCAGCGCTTTGATTTCCACCGGATCTCACTGCGCGAGATGGTCAGACGGCTCTCCTACATCTGTGAGTCACAACAGGTTTCCGTGGAGGAGCAAGCACTGACACTCGTTGCCAAGATGGCAGAAGGCGGCATGCGGGATGCATTGAGCTTGCTCGACCAGGCGATCAGCTATAGCAACGAGAAGATAACGGCCGCTGATATCATGCAGATCACGGGGACGGTATCCCAAGGGTATTTTTCTACCCTGGCCCGCTCTGTCGCCAACCGGGACGTGGCCCAGGTCATGGAACAGTTTGACAAAGTGATGGTCCAGGGGAAAGACCCCGAGCAGTTTTTGCATGATTTTCTCTACTACTATCGAGATATGCTGCTTCTGAAAACCGCTCCCCATCTGGAAGAAATCGTGGAGCGGACGATGATTGACGACCAGTTTGCCCAAGTAGCACAGCTATATGAAATCCCGCATCTATACAGTGCGATTGAAGTGTGCAACCAATCCCTGGCCCAACTGAAGTGGTCGACGTACGCCCGGGTGCTGGTGGAGTTGACGCTGGTGAAATTATGCCAACTGCCGGGGCAGAGTCCTCAGCAGGGCGCGACCCAGTCGGCAGCGGTATCTAACACAGCGAGCGGCGAGGACCTGGCTGGTTTGGCAAATCGCATCCGCCAACTGGAGGAAAGACTTGCGCAGCTAGCCCAGGGCCAAGGTCTTCAGTCCGGGCAAGCCCAAGCGGAAGAGCCACGGAAACAGGAAGCTCGCCGGCCGGTTGCAGCTGCAGGCGGCGGGTCGCGAACGCCAATGAATCGGGTCCGGGAAGCGGCGATGGCTGTAAATGAGGCTTTGAGCCGTCAGGTCCGCGGACAATGGAGCCAGATTTTGGCCGATGTGAAAAAGGTCAAGATTCAGTATCAAGCCTGGTTGGTCAATGGGCAACCAGCAGCAGTCGGCAGTGATTCTGTCGTTGTGACCTTTACAAGCCCGATCCACTGCGACAAGACGATGGAACCTGAACTGAAAAACGTGATTGAACGGGCGATTCTCGGCGTCGTTGGCAGACCGCTGCAGCTCCTGTCAGTGATGGAGGAGGAGTGGCAGTCCGTCTATCAGCAAGCTGCGCAGGGAGATGCCCAGAAGCAGGAGGAACAGGATCCGTTTGTGGCCGAAGCGATCAAACTGGTCGGCGAAGGTCTTGTGGAAGTGAAGGAATAA
- a CDS encoding Rossmann-fold NAD(P)-binding domain-containing protein: MLPQSKTILRGANGTMPSDSLAGELAELGFQVLTARENSGEAWDAAGLVLTDYSDGELLTGNLSGEAGGEPRLLLVYGNRIPNGTADALAATYPEWEVVRLFCFADKERALLGGEEGGIWLRRLSRQLARHGFVSFVTRRCEVDEAVRQLPLYLAWKERFFLRMSEQCDKSGSRSQVVARALGMDKRIGQSWLYTDRKRHGPVYRWITRQLRHIREKAEIQRITLWGRASFWEGFPRGELQGMETRLFSPGEAVTDDFSSRRAWAVYDNWRTALAHSDLLVIGTADPVIQEIRLPELIQGMNQPLILDACSCFPVTEAESCQILYRTIGENTNVWEWNRL; this comes from the coding sequence TTGTTACCACAGAGCAAGACCATCCTCAGAGGCGCTAATGGAACGATGCCATCCGACTCGCTAGCTGGCGAACTGGCTGAGCTGGGCTTTCAGGTTCTTACCGCCAGAGAGAATAGTGGAGAAGCGTGGGATGCAGCAGGATTAGTGTTGACCGATTACTCGGATGGGGAGCTGCTAACTGGAAATCTGAGCGGTGAGGCGGGAGGGGAGCCCCGCTTGCTGCTCGTCTATGGAAATCGCATCCCCAATGGTACGGCTGATGCTCTGGCAGCGACCTATCCGGAATGGGAAGTCGTTCGCCTTTTTTGTTTTGCTGACAAAGAAAGAGCTCTGCTTGGCGGGGAGGAAGGCGGGATCTGGCTGCGGCGGCTGAGCAGGCAGCTAGCCAGACATGGCTTTGTTTCATTTGTTACCCGCAGGTGCGAGGTGGACGAGGCTGTCCGTCAGCTCCCGCTTTATTTGGCGTGGAAGGAGCGTTTTTTTCTGCGCATGAGTGAGCAGTGTGACAAAAGCGGATCACGGTCGCAGGTGGTTGCCCGCGCACTTGGTATGGATAAACGGATTGGCCAAAGCTGGCTGTACACCGACAGGAAGCGGCACGGGCCGGTGTATCGCTGGATCACTCGTCAGCTTCGGCACATTCGGGAAAAAGCAGAGATACAGCGGATTACGCTATGGGGAAGGGCTTCTTTTTGGGAGGGATTCCCCAGGGGAGAGTTACAGGGCATGGAAACGCGGCTGTTTTCTCCCGGGGAGGCCGTAACAGATGATTTTTCTTCGCGCCGGGCTTGGGCGGTCTACGATAATTGGCGCACTGCCTTGGCTCACTCTGACTTGCTGGTGATCGGCACAGCCGATCCAGTAATCCAGGAGATTCGACTGCCGGAGCTGATTCAGGGGATGAATCAGCCCCTCATCCTCGATGCTTGTTCATGCTTTCCGGTAACAGAAGCAGAATCCTGCCAGATCCTCTACCGAACGATCGGCGAAAACACGAACGTTTGGGAATGGAACCGATTATAA
- the recR gene encoding recombination mediator RecR yields MFYPEPVSKLIEGFMKLPGIGPKTAGRLAFYVLNMKEDDVLDLAKALVNAKRQLHYCSVCNNITDVDPCHICRDKRRDGSVICVVQEPKDVVAMEKTREFEGYYHVLHGAISPIEGIGPEDIKIPDLLKRLSDEQVKEVILATNPNIEGEATAMYISRLIKPFGIRVTRIAHGLPVGGDLEYADEVTLTKALEGRREL; encoded by the coding sequence ATGTTTTATCCCGAACCGGTCTCAAAATTGATTGAGGGTTTTATGAAACTGCCGGGAATTGGTCCAAAAACGGCAGGACGGCTGGCGTTTTATGTATTGAATATGAAAGAGGATGATGTACTGGATCTGGCCAAGGCGCTGGTCAATGCCAAACGCCAGCTCCATTACTGTTCCGTGTGCAACAATATTACGGATGTGGACCCCTGCCATATCTGCCGTGACAAACGGCGGGACGGCTCTGTTATCTGTGTTGTGCAAGAGCCCAAGGATGTAGTGGCGATGGAAAAAACCCGCGAATTCGAAGGGTATTACCATGTCCTGCACGGCGCGATTTCTCCGATCGAGGGGATTGGACCGGAGGATATCAAAATTCCCGACCTGTTAAAGCGACTGAGCGATGAACAGGTAAAGGAAGTAATTCTGGCGACAAACCCCAACATCGAAGGGGAAGCAACAGCCATGTATATCTCCCGACTGATCAAGCCGTTTGGGATTCGGGTGACCCGGATCGCTCACGGACTTCCAGTGGGCGGGGATTTAGAATACGCGGACGAGGTCACTCTGACCAAGGCATTGGAAGGACGCCGCGAACTATAA